Genomic segment of Rhodocaloribacter litoris:
AGCGGCGCTCGTCGGTGCTGTGGGCGCGGTAGCCGCCGTAGTGCTGGGTGCCGACCGTGACGGCGGCGTTGAAGCGGTCGGTGCCGATCCGGTAGGTTGATGCCAGGCGGGAGAGGTCGTACGAGCCGCCCAGGGCCGTGGCTTCCAGGCTGTTCTCGCGGTAGGGCGAGCGCTGGATCTGGAAGTGGAGTACGCCGCCCGTGCCGGCGCCGTAGAGGCTCGAAGCCGGCCCCTTGATGACCTCCACCCGCCCGAGCGTTGCCACGTCCAGCCCTTCGATCCGGGTGAACCCATCGGCCTCGGTGATCGGGATCTCGTTGACGTACACCTTCAGGTTGCGGATGCCGAAGTTCGAGCGGATGCCTGCGCCCCGGATCGAGATGCGGGTGTTGGCCAGGTTACTCTGGTCCACGCGCACGCCGGGGATGGTGTTGAGCACGGGCTTCAGGCTGACGCGGCTGGTGCGGTCGAAGTCTTTCTCGGTCAGGACCGCCACCGAACCGGCGGTCTCCTGGAGCTTCCGGTTCGTGTCGAAGCCGACGACCTGCACCTCGTTCAGGAGGATGTTGTCGGGTTCGAGCAGGATGTTGAGGAAGCCGTTGGCATCGTCGATCCGAACGGTTTTGCGGACGTAGCCGACGTAACTGAGCTGGAGCACGGCATCGGGGGTTGGAAGGGGGAGGAGAAAGCGTCCCTCCAGGTCGGTCGTCGTGCCGGTGGTGGTGCCGGCCACGGTCACGTTCACGCCGGCGAGCGGCTCGCCGGTCTGCTGATCGAGCACGCGGCCGCGAAGCTCGGACTGGGCCGCTGCCGGGCCGGCACCGAACACCAGCAGCAGGAGCAAGGCCGCGGGTATGCGCGGCAGGGAAACGGGGCTTTTCATGGTCTATCGGACAAGGGTTGAATACGGAGAAAGATGCCCAGGCGTGTTTCGGCCGGGATGATGGGGGCGGACCGCGCAGGCACGCCACGAACCACACAAGCCGTCTTTTACATCGCCGGGAGGAGATAGAGGAAGGCCTCATCGCGGGTTTGCCCGGCCAGGGCCACGGTGGAGGCGCCGGTCGCGATGGCGGGATGCTCTCCGGAAGGAAGGGGGGCGCCGGCATGGACGAGATCGCCCCGGCCATCGGTGCGGGCCAGGCGAAGTTGCCCGGTGTGCCGGTCTTCCCAAGCCAGCCAGACGTGTTCCTGCCCGTGCCCGCCGAGCTTCACCTGCGAGACACCCACCCCCGTGGCGAGCGGCACCGGAGGGGTGAAGGTGCGGCCACCGTCGGCGGACATGGCATAGTACAGCCCGGCCCGGGTCTCGACGCCCGTATACCAGGCAACGTGGAGCCGGCCGGCACGGTCGAGTGCGAGCGAAGGCCCGGCGTGCGGGCAACCGTCGATCCGCCACCGGTCGGCGTGGACCCGAACGGGTTCGGTGAAGGTGCGCCCGCCGTCGGTGGAGCGAGCCAGGGCGATGTCGCGTTCCCCGCCGGGAAAGATGTGGCGCCAGGCGAGGTAGACGGTGCCCTCTTCCGCCACGGCCAGCGCGGTCCGACAGCACGGGCAGGTGTCCGCAGCCACCACGGCCGTCTCCTCGAACGAGCGGCCCCCGTCGCGTGAGACCGCCACGCGGAGTTCGATGCCGGGAAGGACGGCGTGGTCGTGACGGCCCGGATCGTGGCTGCCGTGTGTTCCGGGAGCCGGTACCCCGGACCGGTTCGTTGTCGCCGTTTCGGCCCGCATCGCGTCGCGGGCGCGCCCGTCCAGCCAGGCGATGTAGACCGTCCCGTCCGGCCCGACGGCCAGGTCGTGGAACGTGTGGCTGGAGGGCCGGTCGCCCGCGTCGCTGTTCACCGAGAGGGCCGGTTCGAAGGTGCGGCCGCCGTCGGTGGAGCGGGCGAAGCGGAGGTTGCTGGCGGGAAACCGTCGTCCCCCGGCAGGGACGTGGTTCGTCCAGGCGACGTACACGTGGCCTTCCGGCCCGAGGGCGACCTGGGCGGGAGCCTGTGCGTGGATCGTCGCGTCGCCTTCGAGGTGGTTGACGCGCACCGGTTCGCCGAGCGGCCGTCCGTCCGGGGCCTGCCGGGTCAGGTACACGTCGGCGTTCTCGGAAGCCTGTTTCAGTCAGGCAACGTAGACCGTCCCCGTATGCGGGTCGATGGCCGTGGTCGGGGCTCGCCCCGTTGCGAGGGTGACGGTGACGGGTTCAGCGGGAGGGCGGGGTGTTTCCGGTTGCCGGCAGCCGGTCGGCAGGAACAGGACCAGCATGCCCGGCAGGGCCCCCCACCACAGGGGCAGGTGCTGCAAGCGCATGGGAAATCTCCGAGGGGTGAAGGAGCAACAGCGGGGCATCGAAGGCTCCTTGCACCGGCAGGCCCACACGGGGGCACATCGGTGCCGCCGGACGGGCGTTTCGTCCACACCGATCGGACGACGACCCGGCAGGCCCCGGTCGGCCGGCGTCGGATCAGGGTGTGTGCCCGTGCCGGCGTTCGGGATGAAAGGAGCGGGATCAGCCCGGCGGGGGACCGCGCTCGGAGATGGGCAGGACCTCGCGCTCGTGCACGTGGCGCGCGGGAGGGGGAGACGGGAGCGGTACCGACGGAGCCGGCAACGCGGTGAACGTTGTCGGAGCGTGCGGGGCCAGCACCAGCGTGGCGAAGAGCGCGGCGTATTCACAGGGGGCATGCGCCGGGTGCTCCGGCCGGAGTGCCGCTTCGCCGTCCTCGCCCGGCATCGGCATCGGTGCTGCCGCCCGGTGCGAATCCGTCGTGTCTCCGTGCCGCCAGGGCACGTAGGCCTCGCTCACCGCCATGAACAGGTGGTGCGACGCCGGGGCCAGCACACCCCCCACCGAGAACGTGAGGAGCAGCAGGAACGATATGTACCGGCGACGGGCCATGGACCGCACAGATTACGGAACAAGACGGCGGAAAGATATGGCAGCGACCGCAACGGCGCGATGCCTTTTGGGATGGATCTTTCGAAAAACCGTTACACCCCGGGACGTTCTCAGCGCCGGGTGAACACGGGCAGATCCGAAAAGGCCATCGCTTCTGCCGCGGAAAAGCGCAAAGATTCAGACGCCGTTCGCCTCGGCCGGCGTCACCGGGGTCGGCACGGCTTTCGCCGGGGGTTCCTGCTTCGGATCCACGACGTGCAGCACCGGGCGCGGGGTGCAATGGATCTTCAACTCGAAGATGTCCGGGCGGGCGTAGTGGCCGGCCACGTCGAGCTGGAAGCGGGGGCCGGTCACCCGGGACGGCTCCAGGTCGGCGTAGAGGATCGTTTCGCATTCACGCACCGGCTCGACGACGAACTTGCCGTCCGGATCCACGATGGCGCTGTCTCCGGGATTGATCCACGTCACGTCGGGGAGGAAATCCTGCTTGAAGGCATAGCGGTCGGGGATGGCGTTGCGGTGCATCGCCGTGCAGCAGCCGACGACGTAGACGCGGCCCTCCTTGGCCGTGTGGCGCAGCGTCGAGATCCAGGGTTCGCCCCGGTCCCAGGTGGGCGCCACCAGGATCTCCGTGCCCCAGCCGTAGAGCGCGTAGCGGGCCAGGGGCATGTACATCTCCCAGCAGATCAACCCGCCGAGCCGTCCGAACGGAGTTTCGTAGACCCCCAGGGTACTGCCGTCGCCCATGCCGTGGACCAGCCGCTCGGCGGCCGTCGGGATGAGCTTGCGGTGCTTGCCCAGGAGGCGGCCCGTGTCGTCGATGAAGAGCAGGGTGTTATAGAGGGTGGTGCCGCTGGTCTCCACGTTGATCTCGTTGATGCCCATGACGACGTGGACGCCGGCTTCACGGGCGGCTTCGCCCAGGCGCTCCGTCACCGGGCCCGGCACGACGACGGCGTTGTCGAGCAACTCGGCATAGAGGGCGCGCAGGTCGGCGGTGCGATACGGCGGGATGAACCATACCCAGAACGGGTACGTCGGGATGAAGCATTCGGGAAAGACGACCAGCCGTGCACCGGCTCGGGCGGCTTCTGCGATGAGGTCACACGCCCTGGCTACGGTGGCGTCGCGGTCGAGGAAGACGGGGGCAGCCTGCACGGCCGCCACACGGAAGGGGGTACGCTGGCGGATCATGGGTGAGCTGGAACTACGCGGTCGCCGGTGGCGACCCGGGCGGGATGAAGCAAGGGACCTCACCCAAGGTAAACTAAAACAACCGCCTGGGCAAGAGAAAAAGGAGGCGGCGGGGGACACCGGGCACCGGGGGAACACGCCACCGGAAAAATTTTGACCCGGCTGTAACAGGTGCTAAAAAATTAGCGTATGGGGTGGCCGAACCCTGAAAGGACGGGAGGCGGGTGTCCGTAAACGTTTCGCCTTCCGGGAAGCACATCGCAGGCATCTGGGAGGCAACCGCACCATGAGGAGGGTCATGCTACTGCTTTGCCTGGGGCTGTCGTCCGGTTGGATGGGGGACGGTGCCCGGGTC
This window contains:
- a CDS encoding carbon-nitrogen hydrolase family protein, which encodes MIRQRTPFRVAAVQAAPVFLDRDATVARACDLIAEAARAGARLVVFPECFIPTYPFWVWFIPPYRTADLRALYAELLDNAVVVPGPVTERLGEAAREAGVHVVMGINEINVETSGTTLYNTLLFIDDTGRLLGKHRKLIPTAAERLVHGMGDGSTLGVYETPFGRLGGLICWEMYMPLARYALYGWGTEILVAPTWDRGEPWISTLRHTAKEGRVYVVGCCTAMHRNAIPDRYAFKQDFLPDVTWINPGDSAIVDPDGKFVVEPVRECETILYADLEPSRVTGPRFQLDVAGHYARPDIFELKIHCTPRPVLHVVDPKQEPPAKAVPTPVTPAEANGV
- a CDS encoding sialidase family protein, with translation MYLTRQAPDGRPLGEPVRVNHLEGDATIHAQAPAQVALGPEGHVYVAWTNHVPAGGRRFPASNLRFARSTDGGRTFEPALSVNSDAGDRPSSHTFHDLAVGPDGTVYIAWLDGRARDAMRAETATTNRSGVPAPGTHGSHDPGRHDHAVLPGIELRVAVSRDGGRSFEETAVVAADTCPCCRTALAVAEEGTVYLAWRHIFPGGERDIALARSTDGGRTFTEPVRVHADRWRIDGCPHAGPSLALDRAGRLHVAWYTGVETRAGLYYAMSADGGRTFTPPVPLATGVGVSQVKLGGHGQEHVWLAWEDRHTGQLRLARTDGRGDLVHAGAPLPSGEHPAIATGASTVALAGQTRDEAFLYLLPAM